The Oryza glaberrima chromosome 9, OglaRS2, whole genome shotgun sequence genome includes a window with the following:
- the LOC127784750 gene encoding uncharacterized protein LOC127784750 yields MGLSKPKIVDFAPLIDRVEGRLSSLTTFLNYGQILTMVNSILSSLPTYYMSTIKLPKKVIMHIDRARRHCLWRKTAEVSAKTHSLAAWDMVCKPKNKGGLGIINLEFQNCALLLKHLDKFFNKQDIPGVKLIWTNYYPDASLPPHACKEMGSFWWKDIIRLIPLFRAIAQITPHGEDSALFWKDDWHGTDPCFAEQFKVLFSYAAKEDISIFGFMNDQNLTNQFYLPISPQALQEWNTLQNLIAHVSLNNEDDHWGYKWSHPGFQSKQVYSLFYDHLSVDLPLTFIWKSKCTLKLKVFLYGF; encoded by the coding sequence ATGGGTCTTTCTAAACCAAAAATTGTTGATTTTGCACCTCTAATTGATAGGGTGGAAGGTAGACTTTCGTCTCTCACTACCTTTCTAAATTATGGACAAATACTAACAATGGTTAACTCAATACTCTCATCACTGCCAACATATTACATGAGTACGATTAAGCTGCCAAAGAAGGTCATCATGCACATAGATAGAGCTCGTCGACATTGTTTATGGAGAAAAACAGCAGAAGTTTCAGCAAAGACTCACTCTTTAGCAGCCTGGGATATGGTTTGCAAACCAAAGAATAAAGGAGGTTTAGGCATAATTAatcttgaatttcaaaactGTGCACTTCTTCTGAAACATCTGGACAAATTCTTCAACAAGCAGGATATTCCCGGGGTCAAGCTCATCTGGACCAACTACTATCCGGACGCAAGTTTACCACCCCATGCTTGCAAAGAGATGGGGTCCTTTTGGTGGAAGGATATCATCAGATTAATTCCTCTTTTCAGAGCAATCGCACAAATCACCCCTCATGGAGAAGACTCTGCTTTATTTTGGAAGGATGACTGGCATGGTACTGATCCATGTTTTGCTGAACAATTTAAAGTCCTTTTCTCTTATGCCGCCAAAGAAGACATTTCCATCTTTGGTTTCATGAATGATCAAAATCTCACAAACCAATTCTACCTGCCCATCTCACCTCAAGCTCTTCAGGAATGGAATACACTGCAAAATCTTATTGCACATGTGTCTTTAAATAATGAGGATGATCACTGGGGTTACAAATGGTCACATCCTGGTTTTCAATCAAAACAGGTCTACTCACTGTTCTATGATCACCTCTCTGTAGATTTGCCTCTCACTTTCATTTGGAAGAGCAAATGCACTttgaagttgaaagtttttctcTATGGCTTCTGA
- the LOC127784749 gene encoding UDP-glucose 4-epimerase 4 yields MAGGEVVAVAVAAGTSRTVLVTGGAGYIGSHTVLQLLAAGFRVVVADSLGNSSELAVRRVAALAGDKARNLSLHKVDIRDKGGLEKVFSSTRFDAVVHFAGLKAVGESVQKPLLYYDHNVAGTIILLEVMAAHGCKKLVFSSSAAVYGSPKNSPCTEEFPLTPHNPYGRTKLIAEEICRDIYHSDSEWSIILLRYFNPVGAHPSGYLGEDPCGIPNNLMPFVQQVAVGRRPSLTIFGNDYATKDGTGVRDYIHVVDLAEGHIAALRKLFESSIGCQAYNLGTGKGTSVLEIVNAFEKVSGKKIPLVIGPRRPGDAEILFSSAAKAEREFKWKAKYGIEEMCRDQWNWASKNPFGYASPDSTKQNGHSH; encoded by the exons ATGGCGGggggcgaggtggtggcggtggcggtggcggcggggacgagCAGGACGGTGCTGGTGACGGGTGGGGCCGGGTACATCGGGAGCCACACCGTGCTGCAGCTGCTCGCCGCGGGgttccgcgtcgtcgtcgccgacagcCTCGGGAACTCCTCCGagctcgccgtccgccgcgtcgccgcgctcgccggggACAAGGCGCGGAACCTCTCCTTACACAAG GTTGATATTCGTGATAAGGGTGGACTGGAAAAGGTTTTTTCTTCGACAAG ATTTGATGCTGTCGTTCATTTTGCTGGTCTGAAAGCCGTGGGTGAAAGTGTGCAGAAGCCATTGCTTTATTATGACCATAATGTTGCTGGCACAATAATTCTTCTAGAAGTTATGGCAGCCCATGGATGTAAAAAG TTGGTGTTTTCGTCGTCAGCTGCAGTTTATGGATCACCTAAAAACTCACCCTGCACAGAAGAGTTTCCTCTCACTCCACACAATCCATATGGAAGAACCAAG CTCATAGCAGAGGAGATTTGCCGTGATATATACCATTCAGATTCTGAATGGAGCATAATTTTACTTAGGTACTTCAATCCTGTTGGAGCTCATCCCAGTGGATACCTTGGTGAAGACCCATGTGGAATTCCTAACAACCTCATGCCCTTCGTCCAGCAAGTTGCTGTCGGGAGGAGACCGTCACTTACAATATTTGGAAATGACTATGCAACAAAAGATGGGACAGGG GTACGTGATTATATTCATGTAGTTGATCTAGCTGAGGGACATATTGCTGCACTACGGAAGCTGTTTGAAAGCTCGATAG GATGTCAAGCATACAACCTTGGAACAGGAAAGGGAACATCGGTGTTGGAGATAGTTAATGCATTTGAGAAAGTTTCTGGAAAG AAAATACCTTTGGTTATTGGTCCACGACGCCCTGGTGATGCTGAGATTCTCTTTTCGTCAGCTGCTAAAGCAGAGAGAGAATTCAAGTGGAA GGCAAAATATGGCATCGAAGAAATGTGCAGAGACCAATGGAACTGGGCGAGCAAGAATCCTTTCGGATACGCCTCGCCCGACTCCACCAAGCAGAATGGTCATTCACACTGA
- the LOC127783687 gene encoding LOW QUALITY PROTEIN: putative disease resistance protein At1g63350 (The sequence of the model RefSeq protein was modified relative to this genomic sequence to represent the inferred CDS: substituted 1 base at 1 genomic stop codon), translating to MNSLLKQAAYPFNIRRSVQDLITHTDDLVARRHDIARQIEAADRDGGMIPTHEARQWLDRVESARLSADTIRGRYEHRCRMFGGCSLNLWSNYRISKRAAERLAIVRSYEVVLSPITIDPPALAAVNIPIESVQIHSQESILEEALRCITEGPSAIIGICGPGGVGKTHLLKRINNNFVGDSTFRLVIFVTATRGCSVQTIQTQIMERINLNRDGDSVTRANRIVRFLKAKSFLLLVDDLWGGELEMGSVGIPYPLKNEGQLKQKVVITTRSPTICELMNVTTHVKVEVLEDDEARELFMEYNGHKGLYSDPHIGDLAKELVKELKGVASQLIHFGKEMRGRKDPKRWEDAIFVVKTSDTTHLQDEDQLSLKGTIVRNLKVATENMLARSNEVRQKIEIAERNGKTPTNGVISWLRRVDSITSSAEIICGQHQLNLDVSQSAAEKLHEVQECLDNQPSDIVVDVLQTPTEYIPIQSFELRSQNIVLQDALRYIADDSVEMIGIRGAAGVGKTHILKKINNSFHEHSDFQFVIFVTASRNIREQIARRLGINQDDRDAKLVTRISKFLEKRSFLLLVDDLREILDPKEAGIPFPLRNSSEIRQKVVFTTRSEHIXGQMAVSKKIKVTCLEQDEAIYLFRQNVDMGILHSSPRIEELANTLAKELSGLPLALITTARAMSSRHHPTGWEDAIREMHDLFRHKDNPLNMEKGVYQPIKFSYDSLRNDTLKQCFLTCSMWPVDQNIRKDELVQCWMGLGLVDEPNIRSSYNEAYKLICDLEAACLLESGPNNDVKMQNVIRDTALWISHGKWVVHTGRVPT from the exons ATGAATAGTTTGTTGAAGCAAGCAGCTTACCCCTTCAACATCCGTAGGAGTGTGCAGGATCTCATCACGCATACGGATGATCTGGTCGCCAGGAGACACGACATTGCTCGACAGATCGAGGCTGCTGATCGGGACGGCGGAATGATCCCAACCCATGAAGCACGGCAATGGCTGGACAGAGTGGAGAGTGCCAGGCTCTCTGCAGACACGATCCGTGGACGCTATGAGCATAGATGCAGAATGTTCGGCGGCTGCTCCCTCAATCTCTGGTCCAACTACAGAATCAGCAAGCGTGCAGCGGAGAGGCTCGCGATTGTGAGATCGTACGAGGTTGTTCTGAGCCCGATCACAATCGATCCCCCCGCACTCGCTGCGGTGAACATCCCGATCgagtctgtccagattcatagccagGAGAGTATACTCGAGGAGGCGCTCCGGTGCATCACCGAGGGGCCATCGGCGATAATCGGGATATGCGGTCCGGGTGGAGTCGGCAAAACACACCTCCTAAAGAGAATCAACAACAACTTTGTCGGAGACTCTACCTTTCGTCTCGTCATCTTTGTCACAGCGACAAGAGGGTGTTCGGTGCAGACGATCCAGACTCAGATCATGGAGAGGATCAACTTGAATCGAGACGGTGATTCGGTCACACGGGCCAACAGGATAGTGCGATTTCTCAAGGCGAAAAGCTTCCTCCTATTAGTGGATGACCTCTGGGGAGGAGAGCTGGAGATGGGATCAGTTGGTATCCCATATCCCCTTAAGAACGAAGGCCAACTTAAGCAGAAAGTGGTAATCACAACAAGGTCTCCAACCATATGCGAACTGATGAATGTGACGACACATGTAAAGGTGGAGGTGTTAGAGGACGACGAAGCACGCGAGCTGTTTATGGAATATAATGGTCACAAGGGTCTCTATTCTGATCCCCACATCGGAGATCTTGCCAAAGAACTCGTGAAGGAACTGAAAGGTGTTGCATCACAGTTGATACATTTCGGCAAGGAAATGCGCGGGAGAAAAGATCCGAAGCGGTGGGAAGATGCCATTTTTGTAGTGAagacatcagatactactcaccTGCAGGATGAGGACCAATTATCTCTG AAAGGAACAATTGTGAGGAATCTCAAGGTGGCAACCGAGAATATGCTTGCGAGGAGCAACGAAGTCCGCCAAAAGATTGAGATTGCAGAGCGAAATGGCAAGACACCAACGAATGGGGTGATCTCGTGGCTACGTAGAGTGGATAGCATCACATCTTCTGCAGAAATAATATGTGGGCAACACCAACTGAACTTAGATGTTAGCCAGAGTGCGGCTGAGAAGCTTCATGAGGTCCAAGAATGCCTTGACAATCAGCCCAGCGATATTGTTGTCGATGTTCTCCAAACCCCTACCGAATACATCCCAATCCAGTCTTTTGAACTGCGAAGCCAAAACATTGTTCTTCAGGATGCTCTCCGGTACATTGCGGATGATTCAGTGGAAATGATTGGAATACGGGGTGCAGCTGGGGTGGGCAAAACACATATTCTAAAGAAGATCAACAACTCATTCCATGAACATTCTGACTTTCAGTTTGTCATTTTCGTCACGGCCTCAAGAAACATCAGGGAACAGATTGCAAGGAGGCTGGGGATAAACCAAGACGACCGTGACGCAAAACTTGTTACCAGGATTTCGAAATTCCTTGAGAAAAGAAGTTTCCTTCTGTTGGTGGATGACCTCAGGGAGATTCTTGACCCAAAAGAAGCAGGCATCCCATTTCCCCTTAGAAACTCAAGTGAAATTAGACAGAAAGTGGTATTTACTACAAGATCAGAACATATATGAGGTCAAATGGCAGTGAGCAAAAAGATAAAAGTGACTTGTTTAGAGCAAGATGAGGCAATCTATTTATTTAGACAAAATGTTGATATGGGGATTCTTCACTCTAGCCCTCGTATTGAAGAACTCGCTAATACTCTTGCTAAAGAACTGAGTGGCCTACCATTGGCCTTGATAACTACAGCAAGAGCAATGTCCTCAAGACATCATCCAACAGGATGGGAGGATGCAATTCGTGAGATGCATGATTTGTTCCGTCATAAGGATAATCCCTTAAACATGGAAAAGGGTGTTTACCAACCGATAAAGTTCAGTTATGACAGTCTGAGAAATGATACATTGAAACAATGTTTCTTGACATGCTCAATGTGGCCAGTGGATCAGAATATTCGAAAGGATGAACTCGTTCAGTGTTGGATGGGTCTAGGTCTAGTGGATGAGCCTAATATACGATCTTCATACAACGAAGCATATAAGCTAATTTGCGACCTTGAAGCTGCATGTTTATTAGAAAGTGGTCCAAACAATGATGTTAAAATGCAAAATGTGATCCGTGATACCGCTCTTTGGATATCTCATGGCAAGTGGGTTGTTCACACTGGAAGG GTACCAACATAA